The following coding sequences lie in one Peribacillus frigoritolerans genomic window:
- a CDS encoding CotD family spore coat protein, translating to MYNKPWGHPKGGQCPRQYCPPHRMSTQYTPTQISTAKQYVKTNVINTVIPVFHPTHTTTVNKHFNTYIPHTRSIVKECYSQSFICGVPQPPSFSRRMIRY from the coding sequence ATGTATAATAAGCCCTGGGGGCATCCGAAAGGCGGTCAATGTCCACGACAATATTGCCCACCTCACAGAATGTCTACTCAGTATACTCCAACACAAATCTCCACAGCAAAGCAATATGTAAAAACCAATGTCATCAACACAGTGATTCCGGTTTTTCACCCGACACATACAACTACGGTGAATAAACACTTCAACACATATATACCGCATACCCGAAGTATCGTGAAAGAGTGTTATTCCCAAAGCTTTATTTGTGGAGTCCCTCAACCCCCTAGTTTTTCTAGGAGAATGATAAGATA